The Verrucomicrobiia bacterium genome has a window encoding:
- a CDS encoding FAD-binding protein: protein MPPVPAVDPDFILTLRHIVGTDGVLSDPAELLVYECDAYTLERRLPQLVVLPRSPGEVAEVVRECHRRAFPIIPRGAGTSLSGAVLAVEGGITLALTRMNRVLHIDPVHRRALVEAGCVNLRVSQAAAPHGLLYAPDPSSQSACTIGGNIGTNSGGPHTLKLGVTTHHVLGLELVLPDGTPVWLGTAPGEGEEDDGIDLRGVVIGAEGMFGVVTRALLRLVPAPADWRTLLGIFESVEDASHAVSDIIAAGIVPAALEMMDQLITRAVEDAYHVGFPPDAGAVLIVELDGDPPGLEPQAAQIEEICRLHRCRSIRAARDAAERAAIWKSRKRAFGAIGRLSPNYLTQDGVVPRSRLPEIMHFIARTAERHRLRIPNVFHAGDGNIHPLVLYDESDPDQIRRAVTAGHEILEHCLALGGSVSGEHGIGVEKIDFMSRQFDAPSLAAMHRLRDVFDPDRRCNPHKVLPGGRRCLDFFPNRQAAV from the coding sequence ATGCCCCCGGTCCCGGCCGTCGATCCCGACTTCATCCTCACCCTCCGCCACATCGTGGGCACCGATGGCGTCCTGTCCGATCCAGCCGAACTCCTCGTGTACGAGTGCGACGCCTACACCCTCGAACGGCGCCTGCCCCAACTGGTGGTCCTCCCACGATCCCCCGGCGAAGTCGCCGAAGTCGTCCGCGAATGCCATCGCCGCGCCTTCCCCATCATTCCCCGTGGCGCCGGCACCAGCCTCAGCGGTGCCGTCCTCGCCGTCGAAGGTGGCATCACCCTCGCCCTTACCCGCATGAACCGGGTGCTCCATATCGACCCCGTCCACCGCCGCGCCCTCGTCGAGGCCGGATGCGTCAATCTCCGCGTCAGCCAGGCCGCCGCCCCCCACGGTCTCCTCTACGCCCCGGACCCCTCCAGCCAAAGCGCCTGCACCATCGGCGGCAACATCGGCACCAACTCCGGCGGACCCCACACCCTCAAACTCGGCGTCACCACCCACCACGTCCTCGGCCTCGAACTCGTCCTCCCCGATGGCACCCCCGTCTGGCTCGGCACCGCCCCCGGCGAAGGCGAGGAGGACGACGGCATCGATCTGCGCGGCGTCGTCATCGGCGCCGAAGGAATGTTCGGCGTCGTCACCCGCGCCCTCCTCCGCCTCGTCCCCGCCCCCGCCGACTGGCGCACCCTCCTCGGCATCTTCGAGTCCGTCGAGGACGCCAGCCACGCGGTCAGCGACATCATCGCCGCCGGCATCGTTCCCGCCGCCCTCGAAATGATGGACCAACTCATCACCCGGGCCGTCGAGGACGCCTACCACGTCGGGTTCCCCCCCGATGCCGGGGCGGTCCTCATCGTGGAACTCGACGGCGATCCGCCCGGCCTCGAACCCCAGGCCGCGCAGATCGAGGAAATCTGCCGGCTCCACCGATGCCGCTCCATCCGGGCTGCCCGCGACGCCGCCGAACGCGCCGCCATCTGGAAATCCCGAAAACGCGCCTTCGGAGCCATCGGCCGGCTCAGCCCCAATTACCTCACCCAGGACGGCGTCGTCCCCCGCTCGCGCCTCCCGGAGATCATGCACTTCATCGCCCGCACCGCCGAACGCCACCGCCTCCGCATCCCCAACGTTTTCCACGCCGGCGACGGCAACATCCATCCCCTCGTCCTCTACGATGAATCCGATCCCGATCAGATCCGGCGCGCCGTCACCGCCGGACACGAGATCCTCGAACACTGCCTCGCCCTCGGCGGCAGCGTCAGCGGCGAACACGGCATCGGCGTCGAGAAAATCGACTTCATGAGCCGCCAGTTCGATGCCCCGTCCCTCGCTGCCATGCACCGGCTCCGCGATGTCTTCGACCCCGATCGCCGCTGCAACCCCCACAAGGTCCTCCCCGGCGGACGTCGCTGCCTCGACTTCTTCCCCAACCGTCAGGCGGCCGTCTGA